The following are encoded together in the Lathyrus oleraceus cultivar Zhongwan6 chromosome 3, CAAS_Psat_ZW6_1.0, whole genome shotgun sequence genome:
- the LOC127131133 gene encoding uncharacterized protein LOC127131133 codes for MIEKEDMEAHQAFPPKMKDPGKFTIACTIGGVKIPHALCDLGSSITVISLNTLKHLEIGDIIPSNMTLTLDDSYVTHPLGIVLDMLVQVNGISFPADFVVIDMKGVSGVTIILECTILAIGKALIDGETNEFILMFNKTKVAFHVYEWTSYMDDLETWYQLEEKCSRYDKGMKTRELTGVRASLASDMP; via the coding sequence ATGATAGAGAAAGAGGATATGGAAGCACATCAAGCATTTCCACCAAAGATGAAGGATCCAGGAAAGTTCACCATTGCTTGTACCATTGGTGGAGTGAAGATCCCACATGCCTTATGTGATTTAGGATCAAGTATTACTGTCATTTCACTGAATACGTTAAAACACTTGGAAATAGGAGATATCATACCAAGTAATATGACTCTCACTTTAGATGATTCATATGTTACTCATCCGCTTGGCATTGTACTAGACATGTTAGTGCAGGTCAATGGTATCTCATTCCCTGCAGATTTTGTGGTAATTGACATGAAAGGAGTTTCAGGAGTGACAATTATTCTTGAATGCACAATCTTGGCAATCGGGAAAGCATTAATAGACGGGGAGACAAATGAATTTATTTTGATGTTCAACAAGACAAAGGTGGCATTTCATGTGTACGAATGGACATCATATATGGATGATCTAGAGACATGGTACCAACTAGAAGAAAAATGTAGTAGGTATGACAAAGGAATGAAAACAAGGGAATTAACTGGTGTGAGGGCATCCCTTGCGTCTGACATGCCTTAG